One window of the Sulfurospirillum arsenophilum NBRC 109478 genome contains the following:
- a CDS encoding bifunctional 2-C-methyl-D-erythritol 4-phosphate cytidylyltransferase/2-C-methyl-D-erythritol 2,4-cyclodiphosphate synthase, producing MPDLALVMLGAGSSSRFNQRVKKQWLRIEETPLWLYATQNLQQLFPFKQIIVTTTPDEHFYAGKFSDTITFVEGGATRQESLANALLHVNTPYVLVSDIARPCIDQAMLVRILAEMENNDIVVPYLPVVDTVVYEDATINRDHVKLIQTPQLSRTEMLRKALQTSSLYTDDSSAIKAMGGKVAYVLGNPEAKKLTCKEDSATIPCLKAPSSTPFVGQGFDVHAFEEGKVMMLGGVKVHPTTGFKAHSDGDVAIHALIDALLGAAGAGDIGELFPDNDQRYKDIDSKFLLKEVCSFLAKVGFEIVHCDITVMAEFPRLSAFKDKIRFTLANIMAISPIHVNVKATTTEKLGFVGRCEGVAVSATATLKYYDWTNV from the coding sequence TTGCCCGATTTAGCACTTGTGATGTTAGGCGCAGGTAGTTCTTCAAGATTTAACCAACGTGTTAAAAAGCAGTGGCTACGGATTGAAGAGACCCCTTTATGGCTATATGCCACCCAAAATCTTCAACAGCTTTTTCCTTTTAAGCAAATCATTGTGACGACGACACCCGATGAACATTTTTATGCGGGAAAATTTAGCGATACGATTACCTTTGTAGAGGGTGGTGCTACCAGACAAGAGTCTCTTGCCAATGCTCTTTTACATGTAAATACCCCTTACGTTTTAGTCAGTGATATTGCACGTCCTTGTATCGATCAAGCAATGCTGGTTCGAATATTAGCTGAGATGGAAAACAATGACATTGTTGTGCCCTATTTGCCCGTAGTTGACACCGTTGTTTACGAAGATGCAACGATTAACCGCGATCATGTCAAACTGATTCAAACGCCGCAACTTTCACGTACAGAGATGTTAAGAAAAGCATTGCAAACATCATCACTCTATACGGATGACAGCAGCGCCATTAAAGCGATGGGCGGAAAAGTCGCTTACGTACTTGGAAACCCAGAGGCTAAAAAGCTTACATGTAAAGAAGACAGTGCAACCATTCCATGCCTTAAAGCTCCCTCTTCAACGCCTTTTGTTGGACAAGGTTTTGATGTGCACGCATTTGAAGAAGGCAAAGTGATGATGCTTGGAGGTGTGAAAGTACACCCAACAACAGGCTTTAAAGCACACTCCGATGGTGATGTTGCCATTCATGCACTTATCGATGCCCTCTTAGGAGCAGCAGGTGCAGGAGACATTGGAGAGCTTTTCCCTGATAACGACCAACGTTATAAAGATATTGATTCAAAATTTTTACTAAAGGAAGTGTGCTCGTTTTTAGCAAAAGTGGGATTCGAGATCGTTCATTGCGACATTACCGTTATGGCAGAGTTTCCACGTTTAAGTGCCTTTAAGGACAAAATTAGATTTACCCTTGCTAACATTATGGCAATTTCACCTATCCATGTGAATGTAAAGGCAACCACGACAGAGAAACTAGGATTTGTTGGAAGATGCGAAGGTGTTGCAGTCAGTGCAACGGCTACATTAAAATATTATGATTGGACGAATGTATGA
- a CDS encoding response regulator → MKILIVENEIYLAQSIASKLMEIGHLCEIATSIKDALKDEKYDAILLSTNISGQNFYPVIEKHRSSIIILMISYISNDTVTNPIKAGACDYIQKPFMIEELIRKLQHLSDFKNLKKENETYKEYVKNLFSSANLEPLDKKTKFPILIKTNFQKHADALVFNYAQSQNETFTFISLTQSNAFEKIARAGSEELLYIIDLHNLKKSEKLKVYNILEGKRAIICSTDPNEESDFTKIEINTDSKILDQGDILCIDDYVKYVIFNFQNKFPDTELSKKLGISRKSLWEKRKKYGINKKK, encoded by the coding sequence ATGAAGATTTTAATCGTTGAAAATGAGATTTATCTCGCGCAAAGTATCGCCTCTAAGTTGATGGAAATTGGACATTTATGTGAGATTGCTACCAGTATCAAAGATGCACTCAAAGATGAAAAATACGATGCCATCTTGCTCTCTACCAATATTTCAGGACAAAATTTTTACCCTGTTATCGAGAAACATCGCTCTTCCATCATTATTTTAATGATCTCTTATATTAGCAATGACACCGTCACCAATCCGATTAAAGCAGGTGCTTGTGATTACATTCAAAAACCGTTTATGATTGAAGAGTTGATCCGAAAATTACAACACTTAAGCGACTTTAAGAACCTCAAAAAAGAGAATGAAACCTATAAAGAGTATGTCAAAAATCTTTTCAGCAGTGCTAATTTAGAACCACTGGATAAAAAAACAAAATTCCCTATTTTAATCAAAACCAATTTTCAAAAACATGCAGATGCACTTGTCTTTAACTACGCGCAGTCTCAAAATGAAACATTTACGTTTATCTCTTTAACCCAAAGTAATGCCTTTGAAAAAATTGCACGTGCTGGAAGTGAGGAGTTACTCTACATTATTGATCTTCATAACCTCAAAAAAAGCGAAAAACTCAAAGTCTACAACATCTTAGAGGGCAAACGTGCTATTATTTGTAGCACTGATCCTAACGAAGAGAGTGACTTTACAAAGATAGAAATCAACACCGATAGTAAGATTTTAGACCAAGGTGATATTTTGTGTATTGATGATTATGTCAAATATGTCATTTTCAATTTCCAAAATAAATTCCCTGACACGGAACTCTCAAAAAAATTAGGAATATCTCGCAAAAGTCTATGGGAAAAAAGGAAGAAATATGGAATCAACAAGAAAAAATAA
- a CDS encoding sulfate adenylyltransferase: MESTRKNNRQLFLDKEFLATLALAKEGILYPVDKLMNRAEAKEVEESGYYKGKPFPFPFIIAPAGEKNKEVLTTAYQGEPLDFVVDSKIRGTIIVDEVFEVDKKKRIEQIFGTYDISNPETQTFLKRLGDIAVCGEYELHFDDIKNVKSKIADAKAQLGAKNVSAMMMNAKPFHRAHERVIRITLEKCDMLVIFLLKPYKQDILSYELRLKALQYFVDNYLPKNRVVIVPFENTYLFSSYKNAVLDAICASNFGCNKLVLGQHHSGIGAYYDQNEMKSILDHYEDLEIDIEIITEFVYCNECKTLVSTNTCPHGGHHHIKYHAESLLEILKAGMLPPAIFMRKDISALLLSDLFKKRFENIGKIYDAIFPNSGLLESHDERDFYLELMRLHQTTSLT; this comes from the coding sequence ATGGAATCAACAAGAAAAAATAACCGACAACTCTTTTTAGATAAAGAATTTTTAGCAACCCTTGCTCTTGCCAAAGAGGGTATTTTATATCCCGTAGATAAGCTTATGAATCGTGCTGAAGCTAAAGAGGTCGAAGAGAGCGGATACTACAAAGGCAAACCTTTTCCTTTTCCTTTCATTATTGCCCCAGCAGGTGAAAAAAACAAAGAAGTTCTAACCACCGCCTATCAAGGTGAACCTCTTGATTTTGTGGTTGATAGTAAAATCAGAGGAACCATTATCGTTGATGAAGTCTTTGAGGTCGATAAAAAGAAGCGTATTGAACAGATTTTTGGAACGTATGACATCTCAAACCCTGAGACACAAACGTTTCTCAAACGCCTTGGTGACATCGCCGTGTGTGGTGAGTATGAATTACACTTTGATGACATTAAAAACGTTAAAAGCAAAATCGCTGATGCGAAAGCACAACTGGGAGCCAAAAACGTTTCTGCCATGATGATGAATGCAAAACCATTCCATAGAGCACATGAGCGGGTCATTCGTATCACGCTTGAGAAGTGCGATATGCTGGTTATCTTTTTGCTCAAACCTTATAAACAAGACATACTCTCGTATGAACTTCGGTTAAAAGCGTTACAGTACTTTGTGGACAACTATCTACCTAAAAACAGAGTGGTGATTGTTCCTTTTGAAAACACCTATCTTTTTTCCAGCTATAAAAATGCTGTGCTAGATGCCATTTGTGCTTCAAATTTCGGATGTAATAAACTCGTTCTTGGTCAACACCACAGCGGTATTGGCGCATACTACGATCAAAATGAGATGAAGTCTATTTTAGATCATTACGAAGATTTAGAGATTGATATCGAGATTATCACTGAGTTTGTGTATTGTAACGAGTGTAAAACGTTAGTAAGTACCAACACGTGCCCACATGGTGGACACCATCACATCAAATATCATGCAGAATCATTGCTTGAGATCTTAAAAGCAGGCATGTTGCCTCCTGCCATCTTTATGCGTAAAGATATCTCGGCCCTCCTTTTAAGCGATCTCTTTAAAAAACGTTTTGAAAATATTGGTAAAATTTACGATGCTATTTTCCCAAATAGCGGACTTTTAGAGAGTCACGATGAACGCGATTTTTACCTTGAACTCATGCGTTTACATCAAACAACTTCACTGACTTAG
- a CDS encoding phosphatidylglycerophosphatase A family protein, with protein sequence MPNAFLTFLYSGHAPKAPGTAGSLLAVILGAGIIHYISMETLVLLTILFTLMGVKQINAYEESSGNHDDSRIVIDEVVGVWIALILSSGTMIQIVLSFAFFRLFDIWKPSLIGKIDRNVKGGWGVMGDDMLAGVAAGICSAGAFQLFEYLSHSLLK encoded by the coding sequence ATGCCAAATGCTTTTTTAACTTTTTTATACTCAGGTCATGCACCAAAGGCACCTGGAACAGCAGGGTCTTTGCTTGCTGTCATCCTAGGCGCTGGGATTATTCATTACATCTCCATGGAAACGTTGGTACTTTTAACCATTCTCTTTACCCTTATGGGCGTTAAACAGATTAATGCTTATGAAGAAAGCAGTGGCAATCACGACGACAGTCGCATTGTCATTGATGAAGTGGTTGGTGTGTGGATCGCGCTGATTCTTAGCTCTGGAACGATGATTCAAATTGTCCTTAGTTTTGCATTTTTCCGTCTTTTTGACATTTGGAAACCTTCATTGATTGGCAAAATTGATCGAAATGTTAAAGGTGGCTGGGGCGTTATGGGCGATGATATGCTTGCTGGTGTGGCTGCAGGTATTTGTAGTGCGGGCGCATTTCAACTTTTTGAGTATCTCTCACATTCTCTCTTAAAGTAA
- a CDS encoding YceI family protein, producing MKYLFRLLMATTLLLSFSEAKEFVIDNAHSNIGFSAKHMMISNVKGNFNVYNAEIDYDADKKVFNKLSAKIEAASVDTGIAKRDEHLRSGDFFDVEKFKTIDFVMTSMKEGKVYGKLTIHGVTKDIILENTIHGVVKDFQGHQRVGFSLEGKLNRKDFGLTWNKILEGGGLTVSDTINITVEVEAIEL from the coding sequence ATGAAATACCTCTTCAGACTGCTTATGGCAACCACCCTTCTTCTCTCTTTCTCAGAGGCAAAAGAATTTGTTATTGACAATGCCCACTCCAATATTGGCTTTTCAGCCAAACACATGATGATTTCCAATGTCAAAGGTAATTTCAACGTCTATAATGCAGAAATTGATTACGATGCAGATAAAAAAGTATTCAATAAATTGAGTGCAAAAATTGAAGCGGCTTCTGTCGATACCGGTATTGCTAAACGTGATGAACACTTACGCAGTGGTGATTTTTTTGATGTTGAGAAGTTTAAGACCATTGACTTTGTGATGACATCCATGAAAGAGGGCAAAGTATATGGCAAACTTACCATTCACGGCGTCACCAAAGATATTATCTTAGAGAACACGATACATGGTGTTGTCAAAGATTTTCAAGGACATCAACGCGTTGGCTTTAGCTTAGAGGGAAAACTCAACCGCAAAGACTTTGGTCTGACATGGAATAAAATCCTAGAGGGTGGCGGACTTACTGTTAGTGATACGATCAATATTACCGTCGAAGTCGAAGCCATCGAGTTATAA
- a CDS encoding IMPACT family protein, producing MQTIEQIYTAEVEEKKSTFLAYLCPMGDFESLHVKLKSEHPKAAHIVWAKRFFNEYRQVVENNSDDGEPKGTSGPPVLNVMRGVELINAGLLIVRYFGGIKLGTGGLVRAYGSSAKEVIANASLIPFVFKERVLFHTIYSLTPRFEHYTSTQNVTVIQREFQSDGVVWEIEVSEAEKEHFKLFSQPFERDGFKRL from the coding sequence ATGCAGACCATTGAGCAGATTTATACCGCGGAGGTTGAAGAAAAAAAGTCCACTTTTTTGGCGTATCTTTGCCCGATGGGTGATTTTGAATCTTTACATGTAAAGCTTAAAAGTGAACACCCAAAAGCGGCACACATTGTTTGGGCTAAACGCTTTTTTAATGAATACCGCCAAGTCGTGGAAAATAATAGCGACGATGGAGAACCCAAAGGTACCTCCGGGCCTCCTGTTTTAAATGTGATGCGAGGGGTTGAACTCATCAATGCAGGGCTTTTAATCGTGCGTTATTTTGGCGGCATTAAACTTGGCACGGGTGGCTTGGTTCGAGCCTATGGAAGCAGTGCAAAAGAGGTAATAGCCAACGCGTCGCTCATCCCTTTTGTTTTTAAAGAAAGAGTTCTTTTTCATACGATTTACTCGTTGACCCCCAGATTTGAGCACTACACTTCAACGCAAAATGTAACGGTGATTCAAAGAGAATTTCAAAGTGACGGTGTGGTGTGGGAGATAGAGGTAAGTGAAGCGGAAAAAGAGCATTTTAAACTCTTTTCCCAGCCTTTTGAAAGAGACGGTTTTAAACGATTATAA
- the modD gene encoding ModD protein → MILYFSKGLLMMDMIREDVGLIDMTTVGLDIGSHKAKISFASKEPIVLCGVEFVKEMCQKLGLDTHAYKECGDRLEAGELILEAYGRADAAHKAWKVSQNILEFLSGIATKTNTMITLAREVNPKIELLTTRKIFPRTKELALKAVYAGGGAHHRLGLYDSVLVFKQHRVFFESDAAFEAQFAKMKQKYLEKKIVVEVDSYEEARYFATLGTAILQCEKMDFETLRHCVVLKEEFPNLLLSATGGIGEHNIVAYAQTGVDFIVTSSPYHAKPADIRVVIERV, encoded by the coding sequence ATGATTTTATACTTTAGTAAAGGTTTACTTATGATGGATATGATACGTGAAGATGTCGGGTTAATCGACATGACCACGGTTGGATTAGATATTGGGTCTCACAAAGCCAAGATTTCATTTGCTTCCAAAGAGCCTATTGTTCTTTGTGGCGTGGAGTTTGTCAAAGAGATGTGTCAAAAGCTAGGACTTGATACACATGCTTACAAAGAGTGTGGCGATAGACTGGAAGCAGGAGAGCTTATCTTAGAGGCATATGGTAGAGCGGACGCGGCGCACAAGGCATGGAAAGTTTCTCAAAATATTTTAGAGTTTTTAAGTGGAATTGCGACTAAAACCAACACGATGATAACCCTTGCACGCGAAGTGAATCCTAAAATTGAACTTTTAACCACACGTAAAATTTTTCCTCGAACCAAAGAGTTGGCACTCAAAGCAGTCTATGCTGGAGGTGGTGCACATCATCGATTGGGGCTTTATGACTCTGTTTTAGTCTTTAAACAACATCGTGTATTTTTTGAAAGCGACGCGGCGTTTGAAGCGCAATTTGCCAAAATGAAGCAGAAGTACTTGGAAAAAAAGATTGTCGTCGAAGTAGACAGCTACGAAGAGGCACGTTATTTTGCAACGCTTGGAACGGCGATACTTCAATGCGAAAAAATGGATTTTGAAACACTAAGGCACTGTGTGGTACTCAAAGAAGAATTCCCGAATCTGCTTCTTTCCGCAACGGGTGGCATTGGTGAACATAACATTGTTGCTTACGCACAAACGGGGGTTGATTTTATTGTCACTTCTTCGCCTTACCATGCAAAACCAGCCGATATTCGTGTGGTCATAGAAAGAGTTTAA
- the modB gene encoding molybdate ABC transporter permease subunit yields MDFDMVQVWHPLVLSLKTISVVALLLVILGIPLSYVLSNEKLKYKWLLETLVTLPLIFPPIAIGFLLLLLLGKYGWLGSYFNAMGIRFIFDFNGLVLAGFVSALPLMVKPLQSAIELFPKAIKEAAYMSGKSRFHTFLFIILPCIKKSVVAALLIALARALGEVGITLMLGGNLVGKTDTISLAIYNAVFDGEYRLALLLCAILIVISLAVFTALHFFQKEEQFL; encoded by the coding sequence ATGGACTTTGATATGGTACAGGTTTGGCACCCTTTGGTGCTAAGCCTTAAAACCATCAGCGTCGTTGCCCTTCTTTTAGTTATTCTGGGGATTCCTCTCTCTTATGTCCTCTCCAATGAAAAGCTTAAATACAAGTGGCTTTTAGAGACACTGGTGACACTTCCCCTGATTTTCCCTCCCATTGCCATAGGTTTTCTACTCTTGCTTCTCTTAGGCAAATACGGCTGGCTTGGAAGCTATTTTAATGCCATGGGGATACGTTTTATTTTTGATTTTAACGGGTTGGTGTTAGCGGGATTTGTATCAGCCCTTCCTTTGATGGTTAAACCACTTCAGTCTGCCATTGAGCTTTTCCCAAAAGCCATTAAAGAAGCCGCTTACATGAGCGGTAAAAGCAGGTTTCATACGTTTCTTTTTATCATTCTTCCCTGCATTAAAAAAAGTGTGGTTGCCGCTCTTTTGATTGCTTTGGCACGTGCTTTGGGGGAAGTGGGAATTACGTTAATGCTGGGAGGAAACCTTGTCGGTAAAACCGATACGATCTCACTAGCCATCTATAATGCCGTTTTTGATGGTGAGTACCGCTTGGCATTGCTCTTGTGTGCCATTCTCATTGTCATCTCTTTAGCGGTTTTTACGGCATTGCATTTTTTCCAAAAAGAGGAGCAGTTTCTTTAA
- the modA gene encoding molybdate ABC transporter substrate-binding protein, with the protein MNKLLLFICVAFLTHVLADDLKIAVGAGYKKPVVEVLKAYEESGHGRIDVMYGNMAQIFAHAKQMEIALVIADKKFLEKQSELHFVNYQRVGEGIAVIAYAKGVTFSSIEDLKSDAIKTIAMPEAKKAIYGDAGIEFLHKSTLYESVKEKLIVVATVPQVSSYVSTHEVDVGIMNLTAALDNMDKMGGYIKIPQAYYTPIEIVAGSLNACETDNACQAFVAFLKTPKAKEIFAKYGL; encoded by the coding sequence ATGAACAAGCTTTTACTCTTTATTTGTGTTGCTTTTTTAACACACGTCTTGGCGGATGATCTTAAAATCGCTGTGGGCGCTGGGTATAAAAAACCTGTTGTTGAAGTGCTTAAAGCGTATGAAGAGAGTGGACATGGACGGATCGATGTGATGTATGGCAATATGGCACAAATCTTTGCTCATGCCAAACAGATGGAAATTGCTTTGGTCATTGCCGATAAAAAGTTTTTAGAGAAACAGAGCGAGCTTCATTTTGTAAATTACCAAAGGGTAGGAGAGGGTATTGCAGTCATCGCTTATGCCAAAGGAGTTACATTTTCTAGTATTGAAGATTTGAAAAGTGATGCGATTAAAACCATAGCAATGCCAGAAGCTAAAAAAGCAATTTACGGTGATGCTGGCATAGAATTTTTACACAAGAGCACGTTGTACGAAAGTGTAAAAGAGAAACTTATTGTCGTGGCGACCGTGCCACAAGTAAGCTCTTACGTGAGTACGCATGAAGTGGATGTGGGCATTATGAATCTCACCGCAGCATTGGATAACATGGATAAAATGGGTGGATACATCAAAATCCCTCAGGCGTATTACACGCCTATTGAAATTGTAGCTGGGAGTTTAAACGCATGCGAAACCGATAATGCTTGCCAAGCGTTTGTTGCCTTTTTAAAAACGCCTAAAGCGAAAGAGATATTTGCCAAATATGGACTTTGA
- a CDS encoding ABC transporter ATP-binding protein encodes MIEIDVQKELLGSLGKMDLHVKLSIEKQSFVALSGQSGSGKTTLLRILAGLESAKGQIKVDDEVWLDSSRSLPPQQRGIGFVFQDYALFPNMSVLENLLFVRKDRALSEQLLSMTELSELAHRKPATLSGGQKQRVSLCRAMMNRPKLLLMDEPLSALDPLMRTKLQHEILMLHKAFGTTTIMVSHDPSEIYRLSSRVVVLSQGEVVQDGDAKSVLLRTQGSQKFSFEGELLDIVKVDVIYIAIVSIGQQIVEIVLDESEAKDLHVGDSVSIGTKAFAPMIQRLKEK; translated from the coding sequence ATGATCGAAATTGATGTACAAAAAGAGCTTTTAGGCTCTCTTGGCAAAATGGATTTACATGTAAAGCTTTCGATTGAAAAACAGAGCTTTGTCGCACTTTCGGGTCAAAGCGGTAGTGGTAAAACAACGTTGCTCCGCATTTTAGCGGGATTGGAGAGTGCTAAAGGGCAGATCAAAGTGGATGATGAGGTGTGGTTAGATAGCTCACGCTCCCTTCCTCCACAACAACGAGGCATCGGGTTTGTTTTTCAAGATTATGCACTTTTCCCGAACATGAGCGTACTCGAAAATCTTCTGTTTGTACGTAAAGACAGAGCTTTGTCAGAGCAGCTTTTAAGTATGACAGAACTGAGTGAACTTGCTCATCGAAAGCCTGCAACTTTGTCGGGTGGGCAAAAACAACGGGTGAGTTTATGCCGAGCGATGATGAATAGACCGAAGCTTCTTTTGATGGATGAACCGCTTTCTGCTCTTGATCCTTTGATGCGTACGAAACTTCAGCATGAGATTTTAATGCTCCACAAGGCGTTTGGTACAACGACCATTATGGTAAGCCATGATCCGAGTGAAATTTACCGTTTAAGTTCACGCGTTGTGGTTCTTTCTCAAGGAGAAGTTGTTCAAGATGGTGATGCCAAGAGTGTTCTTCTTCGTACCCAAGGGAGTCAAAAATTTTCTTTTGAGGGTGAACTTTTGGACATCGTCAAAGTGGATGTCATCTACATTGCCATCGTCTCTATCGGTCAGCAGATCGTGGAAATTGTGCTCGATGAGAGCGAAGCCAAAGATTTACATGTAGGCGATAGTGTGAGCATAGGAACCAAAGCATTTGCCCCTATGATTCAACGATTAAAGGAGAAGTAA
- a CDS encoding TOBE domain-containing protein, with amino-acid sequence MNRLNAVVTRIEGEQNLHIISFDYEGVSLKMMGLDLPKGLHVNAHVILGIKPSHVAIAKNLSGELSYSNQLSATIESIENGKLLSSILLHVNENEMQSFITLSSSTRMNLQVGDAVTLLIKASELFVLEVLDA; translated from the coding sequence ATGAATAGACTGAATGCTGTTGTAACGCGTATTGAAGGTGAGCAAAATCTTCATATTATCAGTTTTGATTATGAAGGTGTGAGCCTGAAAATGATGGGGCTTGATCTGCCAAAAGGTTTACATGTAAACGCACATGTGATTCTTGGCATCAAGCCTTCGCATGTGGCGATTGCTAAAAATTTGAGTGGCGAGCTTAGTTATTCTAACCAGCTTTCTGCCACGATTGAGAGCATTGAAAATGGAAAATTGCTGAGCTCCATTCTTTTACATGTAAACGAAAATGAGATGCAAAGTTTTATTACTTTAAGCTCTTCCACTCGGATGAATCTTCAAGTTGGTGATGCGGTTACCTTGCTTATAAAAGCAAGCGAACTCTTTGTCTTGGAGGTCTTAGATGCTTGA
- the modA gene encoding molybdate ABC transporter substrate-binding protein, which produces MLKLFLASAVLSASLLAGEISVAVAANLSDVIEVFKTEFAKTNPNTKVNTVLGASGKFTTQIKSGAPFDLFLSADMGFPENLYAEKIAVTKPVVYASGALAMVSVRGLDLSKGIAVLDDPKVEKVAIANPKTAPYGTASIEAFKNAKVFEKVEPKLVQGDSIGQALQFALTAADVGFVNSSAFYSDKMKEYKKGVQWVDVDPKLYTPIAQGIVLLKQAENNAEAKAFYDFVLSAKAKAIFKNYGYLVNE; this is translated from the coding sequence ATGTTAAAACTATTTTTAGCGAGTGCCGTGTTGTCAGCTTCTCTTCTTGCTGGAGAGATTAGTGTTGCAGTTGCCGCCAATTTGAGCGATGTTATTGAAGTTTTTAAAACAGAGTTTGCAAAAACCAATCCGAACACTAAAGTCAACACGGTTTTAGGTGCGAGTGGAAAATTTACCACACAAATTAAAAGTGGTGCTCCGTTTGATCTTTTCTTAAGTGCCGACATGGGCTTTCCTGAGAATTTGTATGCTGAAAAAATTGCGGTAACAAAACCCGTTGTTTATGCCAGTGGCGCTTTGGCGATGGTCAGTGTTAGAGGGCTTGATTTAAGTAAAGGTATTGCTGTTTTGGATGATCCTAAAGTCGAGAAAGTGGCGATTGCAAACCCAAAAACTGCACCGTATGGAACAGCGAGTATTGAAGCGTTTAAAAATGCAAAAGTGTTTGAGAAAGTAGAGCCAAAACTGGTTCAGGGCGATAGCATTGGACAAGCATTACAGTTTGCACTCACCGCGGCAGATGTCGGTTTTGTAAACAGTTCTGCTTTTTACAGCGACAAAATGAAAGAGTACAAAAAAGGGGTTCAATGGGTTGATGTGGATCCAAAACTCTACACACCTATTGCTCAAGGAATTGTTTTGCTTAAACAAGCGGAGAACAATGCTGAAGCGAAAGCCTTTTATGACTTTGTCTTAAGTGCAAAAGCGAAAGCGATCTTTAAAAATTACGGATATTTGGTCAATGAATAG
- a CDS encoding TOBE domain-containing protein, with protein MEGIASGVMSFDKPALLEKRIKLLEAIAETGSISSAAKRVGLSYKAAWEAVDTMNNLSHNPLVVRVTGGSGGGGTTLTPLGCEVVANYSVLKKEYERFLNRLSTLGDFEMNSLKHIQRIAMQISARNQLMGKIGEIKKAKVNAEVSIVLKSGVILVSTITNSAVEELGLEIGDEVVGIIKASSVLISNVLDIATSARNKLVGMVTDIKIGEVNAQVSVDIGQNDVVVSTITAESVRALGLAVGSRVCAIIKSSSIIIGK; from the coding sequence ATGGAGGGGATTGCCTCTGGTGTGATGAGTTTTGACAAACCAGCCCTTTTGGAAAAGCGAATTAAATTGCTCGAAGCCATTGCTGAAACGGGCTCAATTAGTAGTGCTGCTAAAAGAGTAGGGCTGAGTTACAAAGCGGCATGGGAAGCTGTCGATACGATGAATAATCTCTCCCATAACCCGTTGGTTGTGCGTGTTACGGGTGGTAGTGGAGGAGGGGGAACAACCCTCACGCCACTTGGTTGCGAAGTCGTTGCCAACTACAGCGTTTTAAAAAAAGAGTATGAACGGTTTTTAAATCGACTCTCTACTCTGGGTGATTTTGAAATGAACAGTTTAAAACACATACAAAGGATTGCTATGCAGATAAGTGCGCGTAATCAGCTGATGGGAAAAATCGGCGAGATTAAAAAGGCAAAAGTGAATGCAGAGGTGAGCATCGTACTTAAAAGTGGTGTCATCCTTGTCTCTACCATTACCAACAGTGCGGTGGAAGAGTTAGGTCTTGAAATTGGCGATGAAGTGGTGGGAATCATCAAAGCTTCTTCGGTGTTAATTTCTAATGTGCTTGACATCGCTACAAGTGCTCGCAATAAACTTGTGGGTATGGTGACTGACATCAAAATCGGTGAAGTCAATGCGCAAGTGAGTGTGGACATCGGTCAAAACGATGTAGTGGTTTCAACCATTACGGCAGAATCCGTCAGAGCTTTAGGGCTTGCGGTGGGATCTCGTGTGTGTGCCATCATCAAATCCAGTAGTATTATCATCGGAAAATAA